Proteins found in one Paenibacillus borealis genomic segment:
- a CDS encoding accessory gene regulator ArgB-like protein produces the protein MIEKLSARTAKAIKEAVPHHPTSEAVLKYALEGIYNAVFIIALTLLLSMITGNTKETFIILVTFALLRQTSGGKHLQSGVLCVVVTTSLFTGMSFVKPDVQMTQMLNLISIILVAMYAPSNIEHQSRIPKKYYPLLKLIAAVMIAANFIIISPTVSVSFFVQALTLIKTSRREVKSID, from the coding sequence GTGATTGAAAAACTATCTGCCCGAACAGCAAAAGCTATAAAAGAAGCGGTTCCGCATCATCCAACAAGTGAAGCAGTACTTAAATATGCGCTGGAAGGTATTTATAACGCTGTATTTATAATCGCCTTGACATTACTTCTCTCAATGATTACCGGTAATACCAAAGAAACGTTTATTATACTAGTAACCTTTGCGTTATTAAGGCAAACAAGCGGAGGAAAGCATCTTCAATCTGGCGTTCTATGTGTAGTAGTTACTACCTCATTATTTACAGGAATGTCTTTTGTTAAGCCAGATGTACAAATGACGCAAATGCTAAACCTTATCAGTATTATTCTTGTAGCCATGTACGCACCATCCAATATTGAGCATCAAAGTAGGATTCCTAAAAAGTATTACCCACTGTTAAAGCTAATAGCAGCTGTAATGATTGCGGCCAACTTCATTATTATATCTCCAACAGTATCGGTAAGTTTCTTTGTACAAGCGCTTACTCTGATTAAAACTTCACGAAGGGAGGTGAAATCCATTGACTAA
- a CDS encoding cyclic lactone autoinducer peptide, with amino-acid sequence MNKSIVYGLASCLSVVALTFVSTASILYIHQPKTPSELLK; translated from the coding sequence ATGAATAAGAGCATCGTTTACGGATTGGCATCTTGTCTGTCGGTAGTAGCCTTGACGTTTGTCAGTACTGCAAGTATTCTGTATATTCATCAACCGAAAACTCCTTCAGAGTTATTGAAATAA